One genomic segment of Hydra vulgaris chromosome 14, alternate assembly HydraT2T_AEP includes these proteins:
- the LOC136091047 gene encoding uncharacterized protein LOC136091047, protein MGIVATKAESISDIHQRTGHFGVNRTLNFVRKAIPTATENDVRNVIKSCKPCHSIDPAPKPWEKGKLDVEGNWERLAMDITHYGTDKFLSLIDCGPSKYALWRQLSSSYGSLAIVRILRLIFFERGAPSEILTDNEPTFKTKEIRSFLDSWGVQIRFRAAYYPEGNGIVERNHRTIKRIAERSKMSIPEALCWYNVSADKNGASPMDKIYSYTISVKGLGKENLPAQNVTNKRFRIGDKVWLKPPNARCYTKWQPATMTRNASKQIVEVNGIPRHVKHVRP, encoded by the coding sequence ATGGGAATCGTAGCTACGAAGGCTGAATCTATTTCCGATATACACCAAAGAACTGGACATTTCGGAGTGAATCGAACGTTAAACTTTGTTCGTAAAGCAATTCCGACTGCTACTGAAAACGATGTTCGAAATGTGATAAAAAGTTGCAAACCATGTCATTCAATAGATCCGGCGCCAAAACCGTGGGAAAAAGGGAAATTGGATGTTGAAGGAAACTGGGAGAGATTGGCCATGGACATTACGCATTATGGCACTGACAAGTTTTTGAGTCTAATTGATTGCGGACCTTCAAAATACGCGTTGTGGCGACAATTATCAAGCTCATACGGAAGTCTCGCCATAGTCCGAATACTCCGTCTTATTTTTTTTGAGCGTGGAGCACCGTCTGAAATATTGACTGACAATGAGCCGacatttaaaactaaagagATAAGGAGTTTCCTTGATAGTTGGGGAGTACAAATTAGATTTAGAGCCGCTTATTATCCTGAAGGAAATGGAATAGTAGAAAGAAACCACCGTACGATCAAGAGAATAGCAGAACGATCGAAAATGTCGATACCGGAAGCACTATGTTGGTACAATGTCTCAGCCGACAAAAATGGTGCAAGTCCGATGGACAAAATATACAGTTATACCATTAGTGTGAAAGGATTGGGAAAAGAGAATCTTCCTGCGCAAAATGTCACGAACAAGAGGTTTCGAATCGGCGATAAAGTTTGGCTGAAACCACCAAATGCGAGGTGCTATACAAAGTGGCAACCAGCTACGATGACTCGGAATGCGTCGAAACAAATCGTAGAAGTGAACGGCATTCCACGTCATGTGAAACACGTTAGACCTTGA